A window of Brachybacterium fresconis contains these coding sequences:
- a CDS encoding acetyl/propionyl/methylcrotonyl-CoA carboxylase subunit alpha, protein MLSSVLIAGRGEIAMRILRTAADLGLTTIAVHTDEDADAAHVTAADAAIRIDSYLEGEQIVAAAISTGAEAIHPGYGFLSERADFARSCARAGLVFIGPDAAAIETMGDKISARAAVAARGVATVPGLAAPGLDDAALIAGAADVGFPLLVKPAAGGGGKGMHRVAEPSELPAALATARREAAGAFGDDTLFLERWITSPRHIEVQILADAHGHVIHLGERECSLQRRHQKVIEEAPSPSLTPAQRERFGQAAVAAARAVAYRGAGTVEFIVDATAPEQPFFLEMNTRLQVEHAVTEAVTGYDLVAEQIRIADGQPLSIRQDEVRASGHAIEARVYAEDPDAGFLPTGGTVRDLALPEGVRVDHALAVGMRVSSTYDPMLAKVIAHAPSREQALKSLDRALAATHVLGVVTNTAFLRTLLALDEVVAGTVDTGLIERRLDELARPAVTAATLAVAALVRWDHVARSRCDDLWHAPTGWRLGGQAPFVVRFDGADGADDPCAAPRTVELTGTPAAARARIDGEEISLALHPGAVTVDGHRMPLVRHGTDRAVWIGLPGEDRELILHSPRRSAGVRDAAPTLESPMPGTVTAVLVAEGDEVAAGDPVLVVEAMKMEHTLHAPSPGTVRLRVAIGDRVGRGQELAQVITDRTALDDAAPDEHAPDETVPDEHALDEPRRPAHEH, encoded by the coding sequence ATGCTCAGCTCCGTCCTGATCGCGGGCCGCGGCGAGATCGCGATGCGGATCCTCCGCACCGCGGCCGACCTCGGCCTCACCACGATCGCCGTGCACACCGACGAGGACGCCGACGCCGCCCACGTGACCGCCGCCGACGCGGCGATCCGGATCGACTCCTATCTCGAGGGGGAGCAGATCGTCGCCGCCGCGATCTCGACCGGCGCCGAGGCGATCCACCCCGGGTACGGCTTCCTCTCCGAGCGCGCCGACTTCGCACGCAGCTGCGCCCGGGCGGGGCTGGTGTTCATCGGCCCCGACGCCGCCGCGATCGAGACCATGGGCGACAAGATCTCCGCCCGCGCCGCGGTCGCCGCCCGCGGGGTCGCCACGGTCCCGGGCCTGGCGGCGCCCGGACTGGACGATGCCGCGCTGATCGCCGGAGCCGCCGACGTCGGATTCCCGCTGCTGGTCAAGCCCGCGGCCGGCGGAGGCGGCAAGGGGATGCACCGCGTCGCCGAGCCTTCCGAGCTGCCGGCCGCGCTGGCCACGGCGCGCCGCGAGGCCGCCGGCGCCTTCGGCGACGACACCCTGTTCCTGGAGCGCTGGATCACCTCCCCGCGCCACATCGAGGTGCAGATCCTCGCCGATGCCCACGGCCACGTGATCCACCTGGGCGAGCGCGAGTGCTCCCTGCAGCGGCGCCACCAGAAGGTGATCGAGGAGGCCCCCAGCCCGTCGCTGACCCCGGCGCAGCGCGAACGGTTCGGGCAGGCCGCCGTCGCCGCCGCCCGCGCCGTCGCCTACCGCGGGGCCGGGACCGTCGAGTTCATCGTGGACGCCACCGCGCCCGAGCAGCCGTTCTTCCTCGAGATGAACACCCGCCTGCAGGTCGAGCATGCCGTCACCGAGGCCGTCACCGGATATGACCTGGTGGCCGAGCAGATCCGCATCGCCGACGGGCAGCCGCTGTCGATCCGCCAGGACGAGGTCCGCGCGAGCGGCCACGCGATCGAGGCCCGCGTGTACGCCGAGGACCCCGACGCCGGGTTCCTGCCCACCGGCGGCACGGTGCGGGACCTCGCCCTGCCCGAGGGCGTGCGGGTGGACCACGCGCTCGCCGTCGGCATGCGCGTCTCCAGCACCTACGACCCGATGCTGGCCAAGGTGATCGCCCACGCCCCCAGCCGGGAGCAGGCGCTGAAGTCGCTGGACCGCGCCCTGGCCGCCACGCATGTGCTCGGGGTGGTCACCAACACCGCCTTCCTGCGAACCCTGCTCGCGCTGGACGAGGTGGTGGCCGGGACCGTCGACACCGGGCTCATCGAGCGCCGCCTCGACGAGCTCGCCCGCCCCGCGGTCACCGCTGCCACGCTGGCGGTCGCGGCCCTGGTGCGCTGGGATCACGTGGCGCGCAGCCGCTGCGACGACCTCTGGCACGCCCCGACGGGATGGCGGCTGGGAGGACAGGCACCCTTCGTGGTGCGCTTCGACGGGGCCGACGGGGCCGACGACCCCTGTGCTGCTCCTCGGACGGTCGAGCTGACCGGCACGCCCGCCGCGGCCCGGGCGCGGATCGATGGGGAGGAGATCTCCCTGGCCCTGCATCCCGGGGCCGTCACCGTCGACGGCCACCGCATGCCGCTGGTCCGACACGGCACCGACCGCGCGGTGTGGATCGGTCTGCCCGGCGAGGACCGCGAGCTGATCCTGCACTCCCCGCGCCGCAGCGCCGGCGTGCGGGATGCGGCCCCCACCCTGGAGTCTCCGATGCCCGGGACGGTGACGGCCGTGCTGGTCGCCGAGGGGGACGAGGTCGCCGCCGGGGATCCGGTGCTGGTGGTGGAGGCGATGAAGATGGAGCACACCCTGCACGCGCCGAGTCCCGGGACGGTGCGCCTGCGCGTGGCCATCGGGGACCGGGTGGGCCGCGGCCAGGAGCTCGCCCAGGTGATCACCGACCGGACCGCCCTCGACGACGCGGCCCCCGATGAGCACGCCCCCGACGAGACCGTCCCCGACGAGCACGCCCTCGACGAGCCCAGGAGGCCCGCCCATGAGCACTGA
- a CDS encoding MaoC family dehydratase: MSTEQNPPRIVQRGLFADELQVGAVYAHRPGRTVTEADNVLFSTMTMNPQALHLDAAFSESTEFGQRLVNSMFTLATVVGASVAQLTQGTLVANLGFSEITFPHPLHLGDTLYSETEVTAVRPSRSRPGQAVVSLAHTGRNQHGDVVARAARTTLMHQSQGPAS; encoded by the coding sequence ATGAGCACTGAGCAGAACCCCCCTCGGATCGTGCAGCGCGGCCTGTTCGCCGACGAGCTGCAGGTGGGAGCGGTCTACGCGCACCGTCCGGGCCGCACGGTCACCGAGGCCGACAACGTCCTGTTCTCCACCATGACGATGAACCCGCAGGCCCTGCACCTCGACGCCGCCTTCAGCGAGTCCACCGAGTTCGGCCAGCGCCTGGTCAACTCGATGTTCACCCTCGCCACCGTGGTCGGGGCCTCCGTCGCCCAGCTCACCCAGGGCACCCTGGTGGCGAACCTCGGGTTCTCCGAGATCACCTTCCCGCATCCGCTGCACCTCGGCGACACCCTCTACAGCGAGACGGAGGTGACCGCGGTGAGACCCTCGCGGTCCCGCCCCGGCCAGGCCGTCGTCTCGCTGGCCCACACCGGGCGCAACCAGCACGGCGACGTCGTCGCCCGGGCGGCGCGCACCACGCTGATGCATCAGTCGCAGGGGCCCGCCTCATGA
- a CDS encoding HpcH/HpaI aldolase/citrate lyase family protein, producing MSAPEAPGDADEVETLPLGPALLFCPGDRPDRFGKAAARADAVLLDLEDGVGPAHKAAARAAIGTHGLDPDRTVVRVNAAGSTELAADLAALEPLRPRYVMIPKAERPEDVDRVVAALPGAGVLALCETARGVLAAPEIAAHPAVVALMWGGEDLISSLSGTSSRHADGSYRDVVRHARSTVLLAARAHDRSAIDAIHTDLADAEGWRAEAEDAAASGFTATACIHPAQVPVVRAAYAPTPGQTAWARELLVAADAAGAGAFEHDGRMVDGPILRHARLLAKRSRPAPSPPSSPDD from the coding sequence ATGAGCGCCCCGGAGGCTCCGGGCGACGCCGACGAGGTGGAGACGCTCCCGCTGGGACCGGCGCTGCTGTTCTGCCCCGGGGACCGACCGGACCGCTTCGGCAAGGCCGCCGCCCGGGCCGACGCCGTCCTGCTGGACCTCGAGGACGGCGTCGGCCCGGCGCACAAGGCCGCGGCGCGAGCGGCGATCGGCACCCACGGACTCGACCCGGATCGCACGGTGGTCCGGGTCAATGCCGCCGGAAGCACCGAGCTGGCCGCCGACCTCGCCGCCCTCGAGCCGCTGCGCCCGCGATACGTGATGATCCCCAAGGCGGAGAGGCCCGAGGACGTCGACCGCGTCGTCGCCGCGCTGCCCGGGGCAGGAGTGCTGGCGCTGTGCGAGACGGCCCGCGGGGTGCTCGCCGCCCCCGAGATCGCCGCCCACCCCGCCGTGGTCGCGCTCATGTGGGGCGGGGAGGACCTGATCTCCTCGCTGTCCGGCACCTCCTCGCGGCACGCCGACGGCAGCTACCGGGACGTCGTCCGCCACGCCCGCTCCACGGTGCTCCTGGCCGCCCGCGCCCACGACCGCAGCGCCATCGACGCGATCCACACCGACCTCGCCGATGCCGAGGGCTGGCGCGCCGAGGCCGAGGACGCCGCCGCCAGCGGCTTCACCGCCACCGCCTGCATCCACCCCGCCCAGGTCCCCGTCGTCCGCGCCGCCTACGCCCCCACCCCCGGCCAGACCGCCTGGGCCCGCGAGCTCCTCGTCGCCGCGGACGCCGCCGGAGCCGGGGCGTTCGAGCACGACGGCCGCATGGTCGACGGGCCGATCCTGCGCCACGCCCGCCTGCTGGCGAAGCGATCACGGCCTGCGCCGTCCCCTCCGTCCTCGCCCGACGACTGA
- a CDS encoding acyl-CoA dehydrogenase family protein codes for MSTTPATTAVPGTELLSEEHQRLAARVREFADEVVAPESYAYDTERRLPMEIIAEMGRMGLFGLPIPREFDGQGKDYLSLCVAVEQLARVDQSIAVTLEAGLGLGAMPILSVGTREQKEQHLPALARGEELAAFGLTEAEAGSDAGATRTTAELADGQWVIDGTKQFITNSGTPITSLVTVTAVTGQRRRRDGRTSPELTSIIVPTDTPGFTALPGYDKVGWHTSDTHPLLLEDVRVPEENLLGERGRGFANFLAILDQGRVALAALCVGAAQGCLEQATDYAKRRVVFDRPLGDNQHIAFTLARMQARVAGARALMHEAAHRLDAGMPFSTEAALAKLVASEAAVDNARDACQIWGGNGFLNENVVARHYRDSRVLEVGEGSTEVQLSIIAKHLGFPKALTA; via the coding sequence GTGAGCACCACCCCTGCGACCACCGCCGTCCCCGGCACCGAGCTGCTGAGCGAGGAGCACCAGCGGCTCGCCGCCCGGGTCCGTGAGTTCGCCGACGAGGTGGTGGCGCCGGAGAGCTACGCCTACGACACGGAGCGCCGGCTCCCGATGGAGATCATCGCCGAGATGGGGCGGATGGGGCTGTTCGGGCTGCCGATCCCCCGCGAGTTCGACGGGCAGGGCAAGGACTACCTCTCGCTCTGCGTCGCGGTCGAGCAGCTGGCCCGGGTCGATCAGTCCATCGCCGTCACCCTGGAGGCCGGGCTCGGACTGGGCGCTATGCCGATCCTCAGCGTCGGCACGCGCGAGCAGAAGGAACAGCATCTTCCGGCCCTGGCCCGCGGTGAGGAGCTGGCGGCCTTCGGGCTGACCGAGGCGGAGGCCGGCTCCGATGCCGGGGCCACCCGCACCACGGCCGAGCTCGCCGACGGGCAGTGGGTGATCGACGGGACGAAGCAGTTCATCACCAACTCCGGCACCCCCATCACCTCCCTGGTCACCGTCACCGCGGTCACCGGGCAGCGCCGGCGCCGGGACGGACGCACCTCCCCGGAGCTGACCAGCATCATCGTCCCCACCGACACCCCGGGGTTCACGGCCCTTCCGGGATACGACAAGGTCGGCTGGCACACCTCCGACACCCACCCGCTGCTGCTCGAGGACGTCCGCGTCCCCGAGGAGAACCTGCTGGGTGAGCGGGGCCGCGGCTTCGCCAACTTCCTGGCGATCCTCGACCAGGGCCGGGTCGCGCTCGCAGCACTGTGCGTGGGCGCGGCCCAGGGCTGCCTGGAGCAGGCGACGGACTATGCGAAGCGCCGGGTCGTCTTCGATCGCCCCCTCGGCGACAACCAGCACATCGCCTTCACCCTCGCCCGGATGCAGGCCCGGGTCGCGGGCGCCCGCGCGCTGATGCACGAGGCCGCCCACCGGCTCGACGCCGGGATGCCCTTCAGCACGGAGGCCGCGCTCGCCAAGCTCGTGGCCAGCGAGGCCGCGGTCGACAACGCCCGCGACGCCTGCCAGATCTGGGGCGGCAACGGGTTCCTCAACGAGAACGTCGTCGCCCGCCACTACCGCGACTCGCGGGTGCTGGAGGTCGGCGAGGGCTCGACCGAGGTGCAGCTGTCGATCATCGCCAAGCATCTGGGCTTCCCCAAGGCGCTCACCGCCTGA
- a CDS encoding GntR family transcriptional regulator — protein sequence MAIRRQVLRDEVEELILQRLLESRWAPGSRLSIDGLARDLEVSPTPVREAMVSLERSGLVEYVALRGYVVAPPLDAAHMRELLDARKVVESAALGRAFTEWEALVADLDEAHRHHAEVLERIDAAGPEDYALLDEHFRADWAFHRVFFAHADNRYLRTMVENLSTYSHRMRQTWSGGPETFDGHTAHEEHGLILQKVRQHHHDGALLALSAHLDAVLGRSLPVEEEPVSGAVGADD from the coding sequence ATGGCCATCCGACGACAGGTCCTGCGCGACGAGGTCGAGGAGCTCATCCTCCAGCGGCTGCTCGAATCGCGCTGGGCGCCCGGCTCCCGTCTCAGCATCGACGGTCTGGCCCGTGACCTGGAGGTCTCCCCGACTCCGGTGCGCGAGGCGATGGTCTCCCTCGAGCGCTCGGGGCTGGTCGAGTACGTCGCCCTGCGCGGCTACGTGGTCGCGCCGCCGCTGGACGCCGCACACATGCGGGAGCTGCTGGACGCGCGCAAGGTCGTCGAGTCCGCCGCCCTCGGCCGCGCCTTCACTGAATGGGAGGCGCTGGTCGCCGACCTCGACGAAGCCCATCGTCATCACGCCGAGGTCCTCGAGCGCATCGATGCGGCAGGTCCCGAGGACTACGCCCTGCTCGATGAGCATTTCCGGGCCGACTGGGCCTTCCACCGGGTGTTCTTCGCGCACGCCGACAACCGCTACCTGCGCACCATGGTGGAGAATCTCAGCACCTACTCCCACCGCATGCGGCAGACCTGGTCCGGCGGGCCGGAGACCTTCGACGGGCACACCGCGCACGAGGAGCACGGCCTGATCCTGCAGAAGGTGCGCCAGCATCATCATGACGGCGCGCTGCTGGCGCTCTCGGCCCACCTCGACGCTGTGCTGGGGCGCTCCCTGCCGGTGGAGGAGGAACCCGTCTCGGGCGCGGTCGGCGCGGACGACTGA
- a CDS encoding triose-phosphate isomerase — MSPLWIGTSWKMTKTLAEARAWATGLRDHLGGAAGGGPTHDDAANDATRNDGTSGATAPSGVQPFVIPSFTATTTVAEVLGEDSPVLLGVQNAHWEDAGAWTGEVSVPQAKDAGAQMVEIGHSERREHFGETVETTRWKVAAALRHGLTPLLCIGESAEVKEAGGSSAFILEQAAGALRGLGAEELARVVIAYEPIWAIGEAGRPATIEELIEPFAALGEACSGKVAGLLYGGSVNLDNAADLLGIEHVSGLFVGRTAWRLEGYLELLRLAEEHAAGRRV; from the coding sequence ATCGGTACCAGCTGGAAGATGACCAAGACCCTCGCCGAGGCCCGGGCCTGGGCCACCGGCCTGCGCGATCACCTCGGCGGCGCGGCGGGCGGCGGTCCGACGCACGACGATGCGGCGAACGACGCCACCAGGAACGACGGCACGAGCGGGGCCACGGCCCCGTCGGGCGTGCAGCCCTTCGTGATCCCCTCCTTCACCGCCACCACCACGGTGGCCGAGGTGCTCGGCGAGGACTCCCCCGTGCTGCTCGGCGTGCAGAACGCCCACTGGGAGGACGCCGGCGCCTGGACCGGGGAGGTCTCCGTCCCGCAGGCGAAGGATGCCGGGGCGCAGATGGTCGAGATCGGCCATTCCGAGCGCCGCGAGCACTTCGGCGAGACCGTGGAGACCACGCGATGGAAGGTCGCCGCGGCGCTGCGCCATGGGCTGACGCCTCTGCTGTGCATCGGCGAGAGCGCCGAGGTCAAGGAAGCGGGGGGCTCGAGCGCATTCATCCTCGAACAGGCCGCCGGCGCGCTCCGGGGTCTGGGCGCCGAGGAGCTCGCCCGCGTCGTGATCGCCTACGAACCGATCTGGGCGATCGGCGAGGCGGGCCGCCCGGCCACCATCGAGGAACTCATCGAACCGTTCGCGGCGCTCGGTGAGGCCTGCTCCGGAAAGGTCGCGGGTCTGCTGTACGGCGGGTCCGTGAACCTCGACAACGCCGCCGATCTGCTCGGGATCGAGCACGTGAGCGGCCTGTTCGTCGGCCGCACCGCGTGGCGGCTGGAGGGCTACCTCGAGCTGCTGCGGCTCGCGGAGGAGCACGCCGCGGGCCGACGCGTCTGA